The window ATTTTCGTGTGTGGATCAATCCTTTTTTACGATATAGCTAATGCTTATCTGGCAACCCCTGATCTCACACACTAGTCAATTACATTTTGAATCTCAACAATGTAATGACCTTTTTCTAATTCTCAACAAAAATAAAAGGCTGTCCCAAAAGGGCAGCCTTTTTTTTATGACCAATTCGAGTCATAAATAATCAGATATAAAATGTTGAATTCCTGTTCTTCTTTACTTTTTATAAAGACATCACATCAAATCCAACTTTTTCAAGTCTTCAACAAATTTAGTTTTTAAGTCCACAACAAAACCATCTAGTATTTTCTGCTCACTTGCTACTATACCCATATAGGCCTTGGCTACTTCAATCATAACTTGGACTAAATACTCATATTCAGCATCTGGACCATTTTCTTTACAAATTTCGATGGCTGCCTGATAGGTTTCTTCAACTGTTTTTCCTTTTACCCGATTGTAATCAAAGGACCATCGAATGTCTTTTGCACCATTATGACCTATCAATAGTTTTTCCAGTGCTTCAACTTCCACATCCTGAATAGCACCATCTGCAAGAGCAACCGAATAAATCAAATCGCCAAAAGCATCGTATAGTTTTTCTCGTTTTACCATATTACCTATTAGATTTCGACTTCAATCCCAATACCAGCAGCCACTGCTTTATCATAAACAAGTTTAGCCGTTGCTACATCCTGGATTGCCAGACCATTGGATTTAAAAAGTGTTATTTCAGCATTATTCAACCTGCCTTTTTTCTTTGCAGTAATGATCTCACCTAATTCTGCATAAAATGCATCCTCCGTAATTTCACCATCTGCTAATGGAATCATAATATCACCTGCTTCCTTAAAACAAGCTTCTTTAGAATCACCTACAAACTTTGAACGTTTTACAATTGTCGTATCAAGTTCTCGGGCATTAGGAGTGTGACTTCCAATGCCATTAATATGTGCCCCTTCCTTAACATCATTGCCATCAAAAATAGGATTTGGTGCGGAGGTTGCTGTACAAATGATGTCGCATTGAACCAACTCCTCAGGAGTTCCAACAACTACATCAAAATCAAATTTTTCATTCATTTCATCAGCAAAGGCCTGTGCTGATTCAGTTGATAAATCATATACATACGCTTTTGCAATTTTTCTAGCTTCAGCAACTGCCCATAATTGCATTTTTGCCTGAACACCAGCTCCATAAATTGCACATGTAAGATTCTCTTCTTCTCTAGCCAAATATTTGGTGGCTACACCACTTGCTGCTCCGGTTCTTACTGCGGTAAGATATCCCCCATCCATGATGCAAATAACATCACCTGTGTCAGGATCCTGAAGCAAAACTTTCCCAATGGTTGTTGGCAAGTTATATTTTGAAGGATTATTTTTATAAACAGTAACTACTTTACATGCCAATGCGCCCATCTTTTCTAGATATGCAGGCATATAGAGCGCTAGTCCTCCAGGAGGTTTAATATTATTTCTTAAAGGCAGTACAGCAGTGCCATTAGCCAATTCTGCAAAAGCATTTTCAACAACGCTCATACAATCTTTCATTTCCAATACCGATATTACATCTTTTCTGCTTAAAATTAATGTCATTATTAACCTCCACTATTTAATTGTGCTTGAAATTATTGTTTGATATGAATCATTGCCAATGATTTGAAGATTGATTCATATTATCAACTAAGTTAAGGTAATTTTTTAATATGCTTTTAGATATTCAATTAGGTTTTAATAGAATTTTCTATTTTCGCTTGTTGACAATCCTATCATTCATAACTGAGAATAAACATTATATATGAAACGAGCATGAGTAAAAAATTTCTCACACACCTGTGTGCCGAAACACTTCGGAGTCCAGGCACAAGGGAATGATTATAATGCGAGATCTCCCTATAAATCGGGACTGGCCAACTGACAACTAAAAAACAATTATAAACAGATGAAACAAGCATGAGTATAAGTTTACACAAACAAGGAAATGACTATATGCGAGTTCCATATGACCTTTAAAATTTAATTATATACATATGAAAAAAATAATAAACATCAAAGATGCACCACAACCAATAGGTCCTTATAGTCAGGCTGTATTAGCCAATGGAATGCTTTTTATTTCAGGTCAGATACCGGTAGATCCCTATAGTGGTAAACTAATCCTTGAATCAATTGAAAAGCAAACGCATCAGGTGATTGCTAACCTCAAAAATATTCTTGCTGAAGAATCTCTAGGTTTTAAGGATGTAGTAAAGGTTTCGATTTTTTTAGCAGACATGAATGATTTCAAAACAGTGAACGAAATTTATGCATCCTATTTTAACGAACAACCACCTGCAAGAGAAACCGTGGAAGTCTCAAAACTCCCTCTGAATGCGGCTATTGAGATGTCCTTAATCGCCATAAAACAATAACGAAATAGTCTTTTTGCTCTTTCAATTTCATTTCTTGGGATATGTTAGAATTTAGACTAAATACTAATTACGATTTTTTAATAAAATGTTCTTGAATTACATTTTAATTTTTCAAATTTGCACGCAGTCAAAATAGCATTTTAGTTGACTGTACTATTTTTTGCTAAGATTTTAAAACATATATATGGCAAAAGTTAAAGGAGCTATAGTTGTTGATATTGAGAAGTGTAAGGGATGCGAGGTATGTGTTCCTGTATGTCCGACCACTGTTATTGATATGGCCAGAGAAGTAAATGGAAAAGGTTATCATTACGCTTACATGGCCAATCCGGAAGCATGCACAGGTTGCTCCAATTGTGCAATTGTTTGTCCAGATGGTGTAATTACAGTTTACAGGAAAAAAGTTGAAGTTTAATTTTAAACAAAATAAGAATGAAGGAACTTAGGTTAATGAAAGGTAACGAAGCAATTGCAGAAGCTGCTATCAGAGCAGGTGCCGATGCATACTTTGGTTATCCTATTACCCCACAATCTGAGGTTTTAGAGTATTTAATGTACGAAAAACCTCATGAGAGAACTGGAATGGTCGTTCTCCAAGCAGAAAGCGAAGTAGCCGCTATAAACATGGTTTATGGTGGTGCAGCAGCGGGTCGAAAAGTAATGACTTCTTCTTCAAGTCCGGGCATTAGCCTGAAACAAGAAGGAATATCCTACATGGCTGGTGCTGAATTACCTTGTTTGATCTTGAATGTAGTTCGTGGTGGACCAGGTTTAGGAACAATTCAACCTTCTCAGGCAGATTACTTTCAATCTGTAAAAGGTGGTGGACATGGCGATTATAAATTGCTGGTTTTAGCTCCTTCGTCTGTTCAGGAAATGGCTGATTTTGCGAAATTGGGATTTGATCTTGCTTTCAAATACAGAAATCCTGTTTTGGTTCTTGGCGATGGTATTATTGGTCAAATGATGGAGAAAGTAGAACTGGATCCTCAGGAAGATCGGTTAACACATGAAGAAGTAATCAAGAAATGCCCTTGGGCTACAACCGGAAGAACTGCAGATAGAGAAAGAAATGTAATCACTTCGCTTGAACTTGATTCCAACAAGCAGGAACAACATAATATAAAGCTCCAGAATAAGTATCAGGACATGCAAGACAATGAAGTTCGTTACGAAACTTTCGATTGTGAAGATGCTGAATATTTAATAATTGCCTACGGATCATCTGCACGTATTTGTCAAAAGACTGTTCAGTTGGCCAGAGAAAAAGGATTAAAAGTTGGACTTTTTCGTCCTATTACACTCTTTCCATTTCCAATTAAAGAAATATTTGAACTCTCCAAACAAGTTAAAGGTATTTTAACCGTGGAGATGAGTGCCGGACAAATGATAGAGGATGTTAAACTGGCTGTAGAATGCAAAGTACAAGTTGAGCATTTTGGACGTATGGGAGGAATTATTCCTCTTCCAGATGAAGTGCTACTTGCTTTAGAAGAAAAAATTATAGGAGGTTAATAATGGCTGAGTATATGATTGACGAATTTGTACAACCAGAAAACCTGGTGTATAAAAAAACAGATTTGATGACCGACAAAGTTCTGTCTTACTGCCCAGGCTGTGGACATGGAACTGCTCATCGGATTATCATGGAAGTGGTTGAAGAAATGGATGCGATGGCCGACACCATAGGAGTTGCTCCGGTTGGTTGTTCAGTTCTGGCTTATGAGTTCATGAATATCGATATGCAGCAAGCAGCTCATGGACGAGCTCCAGCTATTGCCACT of the Bacteroidota bacterium genome contains:
- a CDS encoding TerB family tellurite resistance protein, with protein sequence MVKREKLYDAFGDLIYSVALADGAIQDVEVEALEKLLIGHNGAKDIRWSFDYNRVKGKTVEETYQAAIEICKENGPDAEYEYLVQVMIEVAKAYMGIVASEQKILDGFVVDLKTKFVEDLKKLDLM
- a CDS encoding ornithine cyclodeaminase family protein, whose protein sequence is MTLILSRKDVISVLEMKDCMSVVENAFAELANGTAVLPLRNNIKPPGGLALYMPAYLEKMGALACKVVTVYKNNPSKYNLPTTIGKVLLQDPDTGDVICIMDGGYLTAVRTGAASGVATKYLAREEENLTCAIYGAGVQAKMQLWAVAEARKIAKAYVYDLSTESAQAFADEMNEKFDFDVVVGTPEELVQCDIICTATSAPNPIFDGNDVKEGAHINGIGSHTPNARELDTTIVKRSKFVGDSKEACFKEAGDIMIPLADGEITEDAFYAELGEIITAKKKGRLNNAEITLFKSNGLAIQDVATAKLVYDKAVAAGIGIEVEI
- a CDS encoding RidA family protein encodes the protein MKKIINIKDAPQPIGPYSQAVLANGMLFISGQIPVDPYSGKLILESIEKQTHQVIANLKNILAEESLGFKDVVKVSIFLADMNDFKTVNEIYASYFNEQPPARETVEVSKLPLNAAIEMSLIAIKQ
- a CDS encoding 4Fe-4S binding protein; translated protein: MAKVKGAIVVDIEKCKGCEVCVPVCPTTVIDMAREVNGKGYHYAYMANPEACTGCSNCAIVCPDGVITVYRKKVEV
- a CDS encoding 3-methyl-2-oxobutanoate dehydrogenase subunit VorB produces the protein MKGNEAIAEAAIRAGADAYFGYPITPQSEVLEYLMYEKPHERTGMVVLQAESEVAAINMVYGGAAAGRKVMTSSSSPGISLKQEGISYMAGAELPCLILNVVRGGPGLGTIQPSQADYFQSVKGGGHGDYKLLVLAPSSVQEMADFAKLGFDLAFKYRNPVLVLGDGIIGQMMEKVELDPQEDRLTHEEVIKKCPWATTGRTADRERNVITSLELDSNKQEQHNIKLQNKYQDMQDNEVRYETFDCEDAEYLIIAYGSSARICQKTVQLAREKGLKVGLFRPITLFPFPIKEIFELSKQVKGILTVEMSAGQMIEDVKLAVECKVQVEHFGRMGGIIPLPDEVLLALEEKIIGG